A stretch of Blautia liquoris DNA encodes these proteins:
- the ssnA gene encoding putative aminohydrolase SsnA has protein sequence MLLIGNGRLVTRDPENPFITDGAVVTQDNVIKDVGTTKEMKKLYPDAEFVDAKGKVIMPAFINMHEHIYSAMARGLSINGYHPHGLIGILDGQWWKIDRNLTNEATRQSARVTYLDSIKNGVTTVFDHHASFGEIHDSLFAIGDAAEELGVRTCLCYEISDRDGMEKSHEAVKENAAWIKHALADDSDMVAGMMGMHAQFTISDETFELAAENKPDEVGYHIHVAEGIEDLHDCLKKHGKRIVDRLMDFNILGEKTLLAHCIYINPHEMDLIRDTNTMVVHNPESNMGNAAGCPPTMELVHKGILTGLGTDGYTQDMIESYKVANILHKHHLCDPNAAWSEVPQMLFEGNPRMAGRYFGKPLGILKKGAAADVIVMDYIPRTPLNADNINGHILFGMNGNNVVTTVCNGKVLMKDREMMGIDEEKILFESREEAKKLWARVNA, from the coding sequence ATGTTATTAATTGGAAACGGACGTCTGGTAACCAGAGATCCAGAGAATCCTTTTATCACGGATGGAGCGGTGGTTACACAGGACAATGTGATTAAAGATGTGGGTACCACAAAAGAAATGAAGAAACTGTATCCTGACGCAGAGTTTGTGGATGCAAAGGGCAAAGTGATTATGCCTGCATTTATTAACATGCATGAGCATATTTACAGTGCGATGGCAAGAGGCCTTTCAATTAATGGCTATCATCCGCATGGACTCATCGGTATTTTAGATGGGCAATGGTGGAAGATTGACCGGAATCTGACCAATGAAGCTACGAGACAGAGTGCAAGAGTAACATATCTGGATTCTATTAAAAACGGGGTGACCACAGTCTTCGACCATCATGCAAGCTTTGGCGAAATTCACGACAGTTTATTCGCCATAGGAGATGCTGCAGAGGAACTTGGCGTGAGAACATGTCTTTGTTATGAAATTTCAGATCGGGATGGCATGGAAAAATCTCATGAAGCAGTAAAAGAAAATGCTGCATGGATCAAACATGCTCTCGCTGATGATTCTGACATGGTTGCAGGAATGATGGGAATGCATGCTCAATTTACAATCTCTGATGAGACCTTCGAACTGGCTGCTGAGAATAAACCGGATGAGGTTGGTTATCATATCCATGTTGCAGAAGGTATCGAGGATCTGCATGACTGTCTGAAAAAACACGGCAAGAGAATTGTTGATCGTCTGATGGACTTTAATATCCTTGGTGAGAAAACACTTTTGGCGCACTGCATCTATATTAATCCTCATGAGATGGATCTGATCCGGGATACAAACACCATGGTAGTTCATAATCCGGAGTCCAATATGGGAAATGCAGCCGGGTGCCCTCCTACGATGGAACTTGTTCACAAGGGTATCTTAACAGGACTTGGAACAGATGGATACACTCAGGATATGATAGAATCATATAAAGTTGCCAACATTCTTCATAAACATCATCTCTGTGATCCGAATGCAGCGTGGAGTGAAGTTCCGCAGATGCTGTTTGAGGGAAATCCCAGGATGGCGGGCAGGTATTTCGGGAAACCTCTGGGTATACTGAAAAAGGGAGCTGCTGCAGATGTTATTGTTATGGACTACATTCCAAGGACTCCTTTGAATGCCGATAATATCAATGGTCATATATTATTTGGCATGAACGGAAACAATGTCGTGACTACTGTCTGCAACGGAAAGGTGTTGATGAAAGACCGTGAGATGATGGGTATCGATGAAGAAAAGATTTTATTTGAATCCAGAGAAGAAGCGAAGAAACTCTGGGCACGTGTTAACGCTTAA
- a CDS encoding helix-turn-helix transcriptional regulator — protein MTYTLEILTQIAKGVAKQFGPDCEIVIHDLAKHDLDHSIVFIVNGQITNRKIGDGPSKVVLETMNKKPEKVKDHLSYLTRTSNGRILKSSTMYIRNKDGGEIMYIFSINYDITSLMTVENAVKNIVETESQGARHHSPDPIVHNVNDLLDSLIQESVELIGKPAALMNKDEKVEAISFLNDAGALLITKSGDKISKYFGISKFTLYSYISESNKKNEDAR, from the coding sequence ATGACTTATACACTGGAAATACTTACACAGATTGCAAAGGGAGTGGCAAAACAGTTTGGACCGGACTGTGAAATTGTCATTCACGATCTCGCAAAGCATGATCTTGATCATTCCATTGTCTTTATTGTCAATGGGCAGATCACAAACCGCAAGATCGGTGATGGTCCTTCAAAGGTTGTCTTAGAAACCATGAATAAAAAACCGGAAAAAGTAAAAGATCATTTAAGTTACCTGACTCGGACTTCTAACGGTCGAATTCTAAAATCAAGTACGATGTACATCAGAAATAAAGATGGTGGAGAGATTATGTACATCTTTTCAATTAACTATGATATCACATCGTTGATGACCGTTGAAAACGCGGTCAAAAACATCGTTGAAACGGAGTCGCAAGGCGCCAGACATCATTCACCGGATCCAATCGTCCACAATGTCAATGATCTGCTTGATTCTCTCATTCAGGAATCTGTTGAGCTGATAGGCAAACCGGCTGCTCTTATGAATAAAGATGAAAAAGTAGAAGCAATTTCATTCTTAAATGATGCGGGAGCCTTACTGATCACCAAGTCCGGTGACAAGATTTCAAAATATTTTGGAATCTCAAAATTCACTCTCTACAGCTACATCAGCGAAAGCAACAAAAAAAATGAAGATGCCAGATAA
- the dpaL gene encoding diaminopropionate ammonia-lyase, with product MNQEKILWVENHMPKSEDKNLPVMSLEAVKKAREFHESIPGYKPTPLAKLNGMADYLGLKEIYVKDESYRFGLNAFKVLGGSFSMARYIAKKTGRDVSELPFNVLTSDALREEFGQATFFTATDGNHGRGVAWAAHRLGQKAVVYMPKGSTKTRLQHILNEGAAATIEEVNYDECVRMAADAASKVENGVVVQDTAWDGYEEIPSWIMQGYGTMAMEADEQLASYGCDRPTHVFVQAGVGSLAGAVQGYFANRYPDNPPTVVVVEAAPAACLYKGAKAADGELRKVGGDMLTIMAGLACGEPNTISWDILKNHVKVFISSPDWAAEKGMRMLSAPVKGDPQVVSGESGAAPFGTLASVMMMNEYKELRAAIGLDENSKVLLFSTEGDTDPDRYKEIVWDGKNDHFFD from the coding sequence ATGAATCAGGAAAAGATTCTGTGGGTTGAAAACCACATGCCAAAAAGTGAAGACAAAAATCTTCCAGTCATGTCTCTGGAGGCAGTAAAAAAGGCAAGAGAGTTTCATGAGTCCATACCAGGATATAAACCAACGCCTTTGGCAAAATTAAATGGTATGGCTGATTATCTTGGGTTAAAAGAAATTTATGTAAAAGATGAGTCCTATCGGTTTGGTCTCAATGCATTCAAAGTCCTGGGCGGTTCTTTTTCCATGGCTCGATATATTGCAAAAAAAACCGGCCGTGATGTCTCTGAACTTCCCTTTAACGTACTGACTTCAGATGCTCTTCGAGAGGAGTTCGGACAGGCTACATTCTTTACTGCTACTGACGGAAATCATGGCCGAGGAGTTGCATGGGCGGCCCATCGTCTCGGTCAAAAAGCAGTTGTCTATATGCCAAAAGGTTCTACAAAGACACGTCTGCAGCACATCCTTAATGAGGGTGCAGCAGCGACGATCGAAGAAGTAAATTATGATGAGTGTGTGCGCATGGCCGCAGATGCCGCTTCCAAAGTGGAGAATGGTGTTGTCGTTCAAGATACCGCATGGGATGGCTATGAAGAGATTCCATCCTGGATCATGCAGGGATATGGAACCATGGCTATGGAGGCCGACGAACAGCTTGCCTCTTATGGCTGTGACCGTCCGACACACGTATTTGTTCAGGCCGGCGTAGGATCACTGGCTGGTGCTGTTCAGGGATATTTTGCAAATCGTTATCCGGATAATCCGCCGACAGTTGTCGTTGTCGAAGCTGCCCCTGCCGCCTGCTTATATAAGGGTGCCAAAGCCGCAGACGGAGAACTTCGCAAAGTGGGCGGCGATATGCTCACAATCATGGCGGGACTTGCATGTGGTGAACCGAATACAATTTCATGGGACATTCTGAAAAACCATGTGAAAGTATTTATCTCCTCTCCCGACTGGGCTGCTGAAAAAGGCATGCGTATGCTTTCCGCTCCTGTCAAAGGAGATCCACAGGTGGTTTCGGGAGAATCCGGTGCCGCACCGTTCGGAACACTGGCATCAGTCATGATGATGAATGAATATAAAGAATTAAGAGCTGCCATCGGTCTTGATGAGAATTCTAAGGTTCTTCTGTTCTCTACGGAAGGTGATACAGATCCCGACCGCTACAAAGAAATCGTCTGGGATGGTAAAAACGACCACTTTTTTGACTGA
- a CDS encoding YgeY family selenium metabolism-linked hydrolase, giving the protein MDLNKIKEVAQNYQADMTKFLRDIVKFPGESAGEKDHAERIAEEMRKLDFNKVEIDPMGNVLGFMGTGKTLIAFDAHIDTVGIGNKKNWDFDPYEGFESETEIGGRGVSDQLGGIVSAVYGARIMKDLGLLNDEYTVLVTGTVQEEDCDGLCWQYIIHEDKIRPEFVVSTEPTDGGIYRGQRGRMEIRIDAKGVSCHGSAPERGDNAIYKMADILQDVRALNENDAADDKEVKGLVKMLDEKYNPQYKEANFLGRGTVTTSEIFFTSPSRCAVADSCSVSLDRRMTAGETWESCLEEIRNLPSVKKYGDDIKVSMYEYARPSYKGLTYPIECYFPTWVIPQDHKVTKAMEETYKSLYGEKRIGSEETIDSRVDRPLTDKWTFSTNGVTIMGRNNIPCIGFGPGAEAQAHAPNEITWKQDLVTCASVYAALPTFYFDK; this is encoded by the coding sequence ATGGATTTAAACAAAATAAAAGAAGTTGCCCAGAATTATCAGGCTGATATGACGAAATTTTTGCGTGATATCGTAAAATTTCCAGGAGAGAGTGCCGGCGAAAAAGATCATGCAGAGAGAATCGCCGAAGAAATGCGTAAACTGGACTTCAACAAGGTCGAAATTGATCCCATGGGAAATGTCCTGGGATTCATGGGAACAGGTAAAACCCTGATCGCATTTGACGCTCATATTGACACTGTCGGCATTGGCAATAAGAAAAACTGGGACTTTGATCCTTATGAAGGATTCGAAAGTGAAACTGAAATCGGCGGACGTGGTGTATCTGATCAGCTGGGCGGAATTGTATCTGCTGTATACGGTGCAAGAATCATGAAAGATCTTGGATTATTGAATGATGAGTATACGGTTCTTGTCACAGGTACTGTTCAGGAAGAGGACTGTGACGGACTCTGCTGGCAGTATATCATTCACGAAGACAAGATTCGTCCGGAGTTTGTTGTCTCGACAGAGCCTACAGACGGCGGAATCTACCGCGGACAGCGCGGACGTATGGAGATCCGTATTGATGCAAAGGGTGTATCCTGCCATGGTTCAGCTCCGGAACGAGGAGACAACGCAATCTATAAGATGGCCGATATTCTTCAGGATGTACGTGCATTGAATGAAAATGATGCTGCTGATGACAAAGAAGTCAAGGGCCTTGTTAAGATGCTCGATGAAAAATACAACCCACAGTACAAAGAAGCAAACTTCCTGGGACGTGGAACTGTCACTACATCCGAGATCTTCTTCACATCTCCAAGCCGCTGTGCAGTTGCAGACTCCTGCTCTGTTTCTCTTGACCGTCGTATGACAGCCGGTGAGACCTGGGAGAGTTGTCTGGAGGAAATCCGCAATCTTCCAAGCGTTAAGAAATATGGAGATGATATCAAAGTGTCCATGTATGAGTACGCACGTCCTTCCTATAAAGGGCTGACATATCCCATCGAGTGCTATTTCCCGACATGGGTAATTCCACAAGACCACAAGGTAACCAAGGCTATGGAAGAGACTTATAAATCACTGTATGGTGAAAAACGTATCGGTTCTGAAGAAACTATCGATTCCAGAGTTGATCGTCCGCTTACAGACAAATGGACATTCTCTACGAATGGTGTGACAATCATGGGAAGAAATAATATTCCCTGCATCGGATTTGGACCTGGTGCTGAGGCTCAGGCACATGCTCCGAATGAAATCACATGGAAACAGGATCTTGTAACTTGTGCATCTGTTTACGCTGCACTTCCAACATTCTATTTCGATAAGTAA
- the ygeW gene encoding knotted carbamoyltransferase YgeW: MKTLQDYIDKLNKLNFKEMYENDFFLTWEKTDDELEAVWTIADAFRFMRENNISTKVFESGLGISLFRDNSTRTRFSFASACNLLGLEVQDLDEGKSQVAHGETVRETANMISFMADVIGIRDDMYIGKGNAYMHEVSDAVKQGHADGILEQRPTLVSLQCDIDHPTQCMADMLHIIHHFGGVENLKGKKLAMSWAYSPSYGKPLSVPQGVVGLMTRMGMDVVLAHPEGYEIMPEVEEVAKKNASKSGGSFRVSHDMKDAFQDADIVYPKSWAPFAAMETRTDLYSKGDQAGIDELEKKLLAQNAEHKDWCCTEDLMKTTKDGKALYLHCLPADINGVSCEEGEVEASVFDRYRDPLYKEASYKPYVIAAMIFLSKFENPQEVLKKLEEQKTPRIFK; the protein is encoded by the coding sequence ATGAAAACATTGCAAGATTACATTGACAAACTGAACAAACTGAATTTTAAAGAAATGTACGAGAATGATTTTTTCCTGACATGGGAAAAGACAGATGATGAACTGGAAGCTGTATGGACGATTGCAGATGCATTCCGCTTTATGCGCGAAAACAACATCTCCACTAAGGTATTTGAAAGTGGTCTTGGAATATCACTTTTTCGTGATAACTCCACGAGAACACGTTTCTCTTTTGCTTCGGCCTGTAACCTGCTTGGCCTTGAAGTACAAGATCTGGATGAAGGAAAATCTCAGGTTGCCCATGGTGAAACAGTACGTGAGACAGCAAATATGATTTCCTTTATGGCTGATGTTATTGGTATCCGCGATGATATGTATATCGGAAAAGGTAATGCATATATGCATGAAGTTTCTGATGCAGTAAAACAAGGTCACGCCGACGGAATTCTTGAGCAGCGCCCGACTCTTGTAAGTCTGCAGTGTGATATTGACCATCCAACACAGTGTATGGCTGATATGCTTCATATCATCCATCATTTTGGTGGAGTTGAGAATCTCAAGGGCAAAAAACTTGCTATGTCATGGGCTTACTCTCCTTCTTATGGCAAACCACTCTCCGTTCCGCAGGGTGTCGTAGGTCTTATGACCCGTATGGGAATGGATGTTGTCCTGGCTCATCCCGAAGGATATGAAATCATGCCTGAGGTTGAGGAAGTTGCTAAAAAGAATGCCAGCAAATCCGGCGGATCTTTCCGTGTATCTCACGATATGAAAGATGCTTTCCAGGATGCTGATATCGTTTATCCAAAGAGCTGGGCTCCATTTGCTGCTATGGAAACTCGTACAGATCTTTATTCCAAAGGTGATCAGGCCGGTATTGATGAACTGGAAAAGAAACTTCTCGCACAGAACGCAGAGCACAAAGACTGGTGCTGTACAGAAGATCTGATGAAAACTACAAAAGACGGCAAAGCGCTCTACCTCCACTGCCTGCCGGCCGATATCAATGGTGTCAGCTGTGAAGAAGGTGAAGTCGAAGCTTCCGTATTCGATCGGTATCGTGATCCTCTTTACAAAGAAGCAAGCTACAAACCCTATGTGATTGCAGCCATGATTTTCTTAAGTAAATTTGAAAACCCACAGGAAGTACTCAAGAAATTGGAAGAACAGAAAACTCCCAGGATTTTTAAATAA